The Thermococcus thermotolerans genome contains a region encoding:
- the thiI gene encoding tRNA uracil 4-sulfurtransferase ThiI: MNVVIVRYGEIGTKSRQTRRWFENILMNNIREALLSEGIDFKKVEAKHGRVLVKTNKAREAVDVLRRVFGIVSLSPAMEIDAELDKINRTALKLFRRKKRELGLERPHFRVTARRITKEFPLKSPEVQAKVGEYILENEESEVDLHSYDIEVGVELMEGKAYVFVDKIRAWGGLPIGTQGKVVALLSGGIDSPVAAFLMMKRGVEVIPVHIYMGEKTLEKVRRIWNQLKKYHYGGKGELIVVKPENREKIIEKLREMKKDKYTCVFCKYMMVRNADRIAREFGAKGIVMGDSLGQVASQTLENMYIVSQATDLPIYRPLVGLDKEEIVRIAKEIGTFELSILPEDEISFIPKHPVIRGSWEEFRKLYRAIFGEDPRKKEC, from the coding sequence ATGAACGTCGTGATAGTCAGATACGGCGAGATAGGAACGAAGTCGAGGCAAACCCGCAGATGGTTCGAGAACATCCTGATGAACAACATCCGCGAGGCCCTGTTGAGTGAGGGGATCGATTTCAAGAAGGTCGAGGCGAAGCATGGAAGAGTCCTCGTGAAGACGAATAAAGCGAGAGAGGCCGTTGACGTTCTCAGGAGGGTCTTCGGCATAGTGTCGCTTTCCCCTGCGATGGAAATCGACGCCGAGCTGGACAAGATCAACAGGACTGCACTGAAGCTCTTCAGAAGGAAGAAGCGAGAGCTGGGCCTTGAGAGGCCACACTTCAGGGTCACCGCGAGAAGGATAACCAAGGAGTTCCCCCTTAAGAGCCCCGAGGTTCAGGCGAAGGTCGGCGAGTACATCCTTGAGAACGAGGAGAGCGAGGTTGATCTACACAGCTACGACATCGAGGTCGGCGTCGAGCTGATGGAGGGCAAAGCTTACGTCTTTGTTGATAAAATCCGTGCCTGGGGAGGCCTGCCGATAGGGACGCAGGGAAAGGTGGTGGCGCTCCTCAGCGGAGGCATAGACTCGCCGGTGGCAGCTTTCCTCATGATGAAGCGCGGCGTTGAGGTCATCCCAGTCCACATCTACATGGGCGAGAAGACCCTCGAAAAGGTCAGGAGGATATGGAACCAGCTCAAGAAGTATCACTACGGCGGAAAGGGCGAGCTGATAGTGGTTAAACCCGAGAACCGCGAGAAAATAATTGAGAAGTTGCGCGAGATGAAGAAAGACAAATACACCTGCGTCTTCTGCAAGTACATGATGGTGAGGAACGCCGACAGGATTGCGAGGGAGTTTGGGGCGAAGGGAATAGTCATGGGTGACTCCCTGGGACAGGTGGCAAGCCAGACCCTTGAGAACATGTACATAGTCAGCCAGGCGACCGATTTACCGATATACCGTCCGCTCGTGGGGCTTGACAAGGAGGAGATAGTCAGAATCGCAAAGGAGATAGGCACGTTTGAGCTGTCAATCCTTCCGGAGGACGAAATATCCTTCATTCCCAAGCATCCCGTCATAAGAGGTTCCTGGGAGGAGTTCAGGAAGCTCTACCGGGCTATTTTTGGAGAGGATCCAAGAAAAAAAGAGTGCTGA
- a CDS encoding DUF998 domain-containing protein has product MDLTKLPARLSLALPLIFVMGLLLVVSRNPWFSFTGNALSDMGSIRNPVNYYFNGFLMVFAVLGFIAAIGALRNGLSYLMPLAMVLLFLVGVFPEEYAPHAPAAVFFYVLALADIAIVGIKLGRSGTSAGYAWSVLAVITFAMMLYLVKARVFKGLAIPELIGAATILAWFVYVGMLQLRNL; this is encoded by the coding sequence ATGGATCTCACTAAGCTTCCCGCGCGCCTCTCTCTCGCACTGCCTCTGATATTCGTGATGGGTCTGTTGCTGGTAGTGAGCCGGAACCCGTGGTTCTCCTTCACTGGAAACGCTCTGAGCGACATGGGCTCAATAAGGAACCCGGTGAACTACTACTTCAACGGTTTTCTGATGGTCTTTGCGGTTCTCGGTTTCATAGCCGCCATCGGCGCTCTGAGAAACGGTCTGTCCTACCTGATGCCCCTTGCAATGGTTCTCCTGTTCCTCGTGGGGGTTTTCCCGGAGGAGTACGCGCCCCACGCCCCGGCGGCGGTCTTCTTCTACGTCCTCGCACTGGCTGACATAGCCATCGTTGGAATAAAACTCGGTCGTTCCGGGACATCTGCCGGCTATGCCTGGAGCGTTCTGGCAGTCATTACCTTCGCCATGATGCTTTATCTCGTTAAGGCGAGGGTCTTCAAGGGGCTCGCTATTCCCGAGCTTATCGGCGCCGCCACGATATTAGCATGGTTCGTCTACGTGGGGATGCTCCAGCTCAGGAATTTGTAG
- a CDS encoding nucleotidyltransferase domain-containing protein, which produces MRFSGLPIELSDLERVADEFRKGHRNVFDVVLYGSVTQGKEVPNDFDFMVLLTGADESERFELAFEFKEILIDIGFPHERLDVKAINLEQIWDPNYLAVPGLVITGYSLIRRRPLHELMNGEGYALFILDVRGMTKNEKNKFSFALRGRDGKTGVLRDLGGRYLAPWIVLLPVEVTYMFKEFLKMWKVPYELYLMFGTLHESKDWRIEEGIVKP; this is translated from the coding sequence ATGAGGTTCTCAGGCTTACCGATAGAGTTAAGTGACCTGGAGAGGGTTGCTGATGAATTCCGGAAGGGGCACAGGAACGTCTTTGACGTGGTTCTTTATGGTTCAGTGACACAGGGAAAAGAAGTCCCAAACGATTTCGACTTCATGGTACTTCTCACAGGAGCAGATGAGTCAGAGAGGTTTGAACTCGCCTTTGAGTTCAAGGAGATTCTGATTGACATAGGGTTTCCTCATGAGCGACTAGACGTTAAGGCCATAAACCTAGAACAGATATGGGACCCAAACTACCTTGCCGTTCCAGGTCTAGTTATCACCGGTTATTCACTGATCAGGAGGCGCCCCCTCCATGAGCTGATGAACGGGGAAGGATATGCGTTGTTTATCCTCGATGTCCGCGGGATGACAAAAAACGAGAAGAACAAGTTCAGTTTTGCACTCCGGGGCAGAGACGGAAAAACAGGGGTGCTGAGGGACTTAGGGGGACGCTATCTCGCCCCATGGATTGTTCTCCTCCCTGTGGAAGTTACTTATATGTTCAAAGAATTCCTGAAAATGTGGAAGGTGCCGTATGAACTCTACCTGATGTTCGGAACTCTCCATGAATCCAAGGACTGGAGGATTGAGGAAGGCATCGTGAAGCCTTAA
- a CDS encoding adenine nucleotide alpha hydrolase family protein, with product MKVVALLSSGIDSPVAIYLMLRKGFEVTPIHFRQSSKKESKVFELCEVLKRYGRLNEPVIVDAYGEQAPVFSKLAEIGKVKWTCLFCKWTMLRKACRIGHRIGAKAIITGDSLGQVASQTLDNLLIISTASDLPILRPLIGLDKEEIVRIAREIGTFEISIKPEEPCPFVPKYPVVRGSLGEFEKIREKLVREGVL from the coding sequence ATGAAGGTAGTGGCGCTCCTAAGCTCGGGCATCGACTCGCCGGTGGCCATCTACCTCATGCTCAGGAAGGGCTTTGAAGTGACTCCGATTCACTTTAGGCAGAGTTCTAAAAAGGAGTCCAAGGTTTTTGAGCTCTGCGAGGTTCTGAAGAGATACGGAAGGCTGAACGAGCCGGTTATAGTAGATGCCTACGGGGAGCAGGCGCCGGTTTTCTCGAAGCTGGCAGAGATTGGAAAGGTTAAGTGGACGTGCCTCTTCTGCAAGTGGACGATGCTGAGAAAGGCCTGTAGGATAGGGCACCGAATAGGGGCTAAAGCGATAATCACCGGAGACAGCCTCGGCCAGGTCGCCTCGCAGACCCTCGACAACCTGCTCATCATAAGCACCGCGAGCGACCTGCCTATTCTGCGGCCGCTCATAGGCCTTGACAAGGAGGAGATAGTTAGAATAGCCAGGGAGATAGGAACGTTTGAGATAAGCATCAAACCTGAAGAGCCCTGTCCGTTCGTGCCGAAGTATCCGGTGGTGCGCGGCTCCCTTGGAGAGTTCGAGAAGATAAGGGAGAAACTCGTGAGGGAAGGTGTGCTTTAA